From a region of the Paenibacillus lutimineralis genome:
- a CDS encoding citrate/2-methylcitrate synthase — protein sequence MTATKGLEGIVAATSSISSIHDGVLAYRGINIDDLAERASFEEAAYLLWYGKLPTQTQLAFLQQQLSDFAPIPEPLLAQLKLFPSDANTMAVLRTAVSALALYDENANDISRESNQIKAIKLQAQIPTIIAAFARIREGKEPLAPLQNVSIAHNFLYMMTGEEPDVVAVKALDQALVLHADHELNASTFSARVTIATLSDIYSGITAAIGTLKGPLHGGANEAVMKMLSEIGSLDNVEPYILNKIANREKIMGFGHRVYKNGDPRAKHLQKMSRQLGLLKGDSTLFEMSSRIEELVTGQKGLRPNVDFYSASVYTMLGIPSDLFTPIFAISRLSGWSAHILEQLDDNRIIRPRAEYTGLINQKYIPIDLR from the coding sequence ATGACAGCTACCAAAGGACTTGAGGGTATTGTCGCTGCGACTTCCTCAATCAGCTCCATACATGATGGCGTGCTGGCTTATCGAGGTATTAATATCGATGATCTGGCAGAACGGGCAAGTTTCGAAGAGGCTGCTTATCTGCTATGGTATGGGAAGCTGCCAACTCAGACCCAGCTTGCTTTCCTGCAGCAGCAGTTGAGTGATTTTGCGCCTATTCCGGAGCCATTACTGGCTCAATTGAAGTTGTTCCCGTCTGATGCTAACACGATGGCCGTGTTGCGTACAGCCGTATCGGCACTAGCTCTATATGATGAAAATGCGAATGACATCTCCAGAGAAAGCAATCAGATTAAGGCGATTAAATTACAGGCACAAATTCCTACGATTATTGCCGCTTTTGCCCGGATTCGTGAAGGCAAGGAGCCACTTGCTCCATTGCAGAATGTATCGATCGCACACAATTTCTTGTATATGATGACCGGTGAAGAACCGGATGTCGTAGCAGTCAAAGCTCTGGACCAAGCGCTTGTTCTGCATGCGGACCATGAGCTGAATGCATCAACCTTCTCGGCTCGCGTGACCATTGCGACGCTCTCGGATATTTATTCGGGTATCACGGCTGCGATTGGAACCCTGAAGGGACCATTGCACGGTGGTGCGAATGAAGCAGTGATGAAGATGCTGTCCGAAATTGGCAGCCTTGATAATGTAGAGCCTTATATTTTGAATAAGATCGCGAACAGAGAGAAGATTATGGGCTTTGGACATCGCGTATACAAGAACGGCGATCCGCGTGCCAAGCATCTACAGAAGATGTCTCGACAGCTCGGCTTGCTTAAGGGAGATTCTACCTTATTCGAAATGTCATCAAGAATTGAAGAATTGGTAACGGGCCAGAAGGGCCTCAGACCGAATGTCGATTTCTATTCTGCTTCGGTATATACCATGCTTGGAATTCCATCCGATTTATTTACTCCGATCTTCGCGATCAGCCGCTTGTCCGGTTGGTCTGCACATATTCTCGAACAGCTTGACGATAACCGGATTATTCGTCCGCGCGCTGAATACACGGGTCTTATTAATCAGAAATATATTCCAATCGATCTAAGATAA
- the icd gene encoding NADP-dependent isocitrate dehydrogenase: MLQLTKFDLPTEGEKIVIDNGKLQVPNNPVIPFIEGDGTGRDIWRASKRVLDAAVEKAYNGEKKIAWYEVFAGEKAFNTYGEWLPADTLNAIREYIVAIKGPLTTPIGGGIRSLNVALRQELDLYVCLRPVRYFDGVPSPVKRPELVDMVIFRENTEDIYAGIEYKEGSEEVKKVLSFLQNEMGVNKIRFPETSGIGIKPVSEEGSKRLVRAAVEYAIKHNRKSVTLVHKGNIMKFTEGAFKNWGYEVAEAEFGDKVFTWAEYDRIKEQSGTDAANKAQQDAQAAGKVIIKDAIADIALQQVLTRPTDFDVIATLNLNGDYLSDALAAQVGGIGIAPGANINYVTGHAIFEATHGTAPKYTDLDMVNPGSVILSGVMLLEHLGWQEAADLIYNGLETSINNKTVTYDFARLMEGATEVKCSEFADHVINNM; this comes from the coding sequence ATGCTGCAACTTACAAAGTTTGACCTTCCAACAGAAGGAGAAAAAATCGTTATTGATAATGGCAAATTGCAAGTTCCTAATAACCCAGTTATTCCGTTCATTGAAGGGGATGGAACAGGCCGTGACATTTGGAGAGCGTCCAAGCGCGTATTGGATGCTGCAGTTGAGAAGGCTTATAACGGCGAGAAGAAGATCGCCTGGTATGAAGTGTTCGCAGGGGAAAAAGCCTTCAATACATACGGAGAGTGGCTGCCAGCTGATACGCTGAATGCAATCCGTGAGTATATTGTAGCGATCAAAGGGCCGCTTACTACGCCGATTGGTGGGGGGATTCGCTCTTTGAACGTGGCGCTGCGCCAAGAGCTTGACCTGTATGTATGTCTTCGTCCTGTACGTTATTTTGACGGTGTACCTTCTCCAGTGAAGCGTCCGGAGCTGGTAGATATGGTCATTTTCCGTGAGAATACAGAGGATATCTATGCAGGTATCGAATACAAGGAAGGTTCTGAAGAAGTGAAGAAAGTGCTCAGCTTCTTGCAAAATGAGATGGGCGTTAATAAAATTCGCTTCCCTGAGACTTCGGGTATCGGTATTAAGCCAGTGTCAGAGGAAGGTTCGAAGCGATTGGTTCGCGCGGCAGTTGAGTATGCGATCAAGCACAACCGCAAGAGCGTAACTCTCGTTCACAAAGGGAACATTATGAAGTTTACAGAAGGCGCCTTTAAAAATTGGGGCTATGAAGTGGCTGAAGCCGAGTTTGGCGATAAAGTGTTCACATGGGCTGAATATGATCGCATCAAGGAGCAGTCCGGTACCGATGCTGCCAACAAGGCGCAACAGGATGCGCAAGCAGCCGGCAAGGTCATCATTAAGGATGCGATCGCTGATATTGCCTTGCAACAGGTATTGACTCGTCCGACTGATTTTGATGTGATCGCTACGCTGAACTTGAACGGCGACTACTTGTCCGATGCTCTGGCAGCGCAAGTAGGCGGGATTGGGATTGCTCCAGGAGCGAATATCAACTACGTAACAGGACACGCCATCTTTGAAGCTACGCATGGTACGGCTCCGAAATATACGGATCTTGACATGGTAAATCCAGGCTCGGTCATTTTGTCTGGCGTTATGCTGCTTGAGCACTTGGGCTGGCAGGAAGCGGCTGACCTGATCTATAACGGTCTGGAGACTTCGATCAACAACAAGACGGTAACTTATGATTTTGCCCGTCTGATGGAAGGCGCAACCGAAGTGAAATGCTCTGAATTCGCCGATCACGTCATTAATAATATGTAA